From Kogia breviceps isolate mKogBre1 chromosome 2, mKogBre1 haplotype 1, whole genome shotgun sequence, one genomic window encodes:
- the SSB gene encoding lupus La protein isoform X1, with protein MAENGDNEKMAALEAKICHQIEYYFGDFNLPRDKFLKEQIKLDEGWVPLEIMIKFNRLNRLTTDFNVIVEALSKSKVELMEISEDKTKIRRSPSKPLPEVTDEYKNDVKNRSVYIKGFPVDATLDDIKEWLEDKGQVLNIQMRRTLHKAFKGSIFAVFDTIESAKKFVETPGQKYKDTDLLILFKEDYFAKKNEERKQNKIEAKLRAKQEQEEKQKLAENAEMKSLEEKIGCLLKFSGDLDDQTCREDLHILFSNHGEIKWIDFVRGAKEGIILFKEKAKEALDKAKDANNGNLQLRNKEVTWEVLEGDVEKEALKKIIEDQQESLNKWKSKGRRFKGKGKGNKAAQIGSAKGKVQFQGKKTKFDSDDEHDENGASRPVKRAREETDEEPASKQQKTENGAGDQ; from the exons atggcagaaaatggTGATAATGAAAAAATGGCTGCTCTGGAGGCCAAAATCTGTCATCAAATCGAG TATTATTTTGGTGACTTCAATTTGCCACGCgacaaatttttaaaggaacagaTCAAACTGGATGAAGGCTGGGTACCTTTGGAGataatgataaaatttaatag gCTAAACCGTCTAACAACAGACTTTAATGTAATAGTAGAAGCGCTGAGCAAATCAAAGGTGGAACTCATGGAAATAAGTGAagataaaactaaaattagaagatCTCCAAGCAAACCCCTCCCTGAAGTGACTGATGAGtataaaaatgatgtaaaaaaCAGATCTGTTTATATT AAAGGCTTCCCAGTTGATGCAACCCTTGATGACATAAAAGAATGGTTGGAAGATAAAGGTCAGGTACTAAATATTCAGATGAGAAGAACATTGCACAAAGCATTTAAG GGATCAATATTTGCTGTATTTGATACCATTGAATCTGCTAAGAAGTTTGTCGAGACCCCTGGCCAGAAGTACAAAGACACAGACCTGCTAATACTTTTCAA GGAAGATTACTTTgccaaaaaaaatgaagaaagaaagcagaataaaataGAAGCTAAATTACGAGCTAAACA AgagcaagaagaaaaacaaaagttagcAGAAAATGCTGAAATG aaatctCTAGAAGAAAAGATTGGCTGCTTGCTGAAATTCTCGGGGGACTTAGATGATCAGACATGTAGAGAAGATTTGCATATCCTTTTCTCAAATCATGGTGAAATAAAATGGATAGACTTTGTCAGAGGAGCCAAAGAG GGAATAattctgtttaaagaaaaagcTAAGGAAGCACTGGATAAAGCAAAAGACGCAAATAATGGTAACCTACAATTAAGGAACAAAGAGGTCACCTGGGAAGTACTAGAAGGAGATGTGGAAAAAGaagcattgaaaaaaataatagaagatcAACAAGAATCCCTAaacaaatggaagtcaaaag GTCGCAgatttaaaggaaaaggaaagggaaataaagCTGCCCAGATTGGGTCTGCTAAAGGAAAAGTACAGTTTCAGGGCAAGAAAACTAAATTTGATAGTGATGATGAACATGATGAAAATGGTGCATCTA GACCAGTaaaaagagcaagagaagaaacagACGAAGAACCTGcatcaaaacaacagaaaacagaaaatggtgCTGGAGACCAGtaa
- the SSB gene encoding lupus La protein isoform X2, whose amino-acid sequence MVIMKKWLLWRPKSVIKSRLNRLTTDFNVIVEALSKSKVELMEISEDKTKIRRSPSKPLPEVTDEYKNDVKNRSVYIKGFPVDATLDDIKEWLEDKGQVLNIQMRRTLHKAFKGSIFAVFDTIESAKKFVETPGQKYKDTDLLILFKEDYFAKKNEERKQNKIEAKLRAKQEQEEKQKLAENAEMKSLEEKIGCLLKFSGDLDDQTCREDLHILFSNHGEIKWIDFVRGAKEGIILFKEKAKEALDKAKDANNGNLQLRNKEVTWEVLEGDVEKEALKKIIEDQQESLNKWKSKGRRFKGKGKGNKAAQIGSAKGKVQFQGKKTKFDSDDEHDENGASRPVKRAREETDEEPASKQQKTENGAGDQ is encoded by the exons atggTGATAATGAAAAAATGGCTGCTCTGGAGGCCAAAATCTGTCATCAAATCGAG gCTAAACCGTCTAACAACAGACTTTAATGTAATAGTAGAAGCGCTGAGCAAATCAAAGGTGGAACTCATGGAAATAAGTGAagataaaactaaaattagaagatCTCCAAGCAAACCCCTCCCTGAAGTGACTGATGAGtataaaaatgatgtaaaaaaCAGATCTGTTTATATT AAAGGCTTCCCAGTTGATGCAACCCTTGATGACATAAAAGAATGGTTGGAAGATAAAGGTCAGGTACTAAATATTCAGATGAGAAGAACATTGCACAAAGCATTTAAG GGATCAATATTTGCTGTATTTGATACCATTGAATCTGCTAAGAAGTTTGTCGAGACCCCTGGCCAGAAGTACAAAGACACAGACCTGCTAATACTTTTCAA GGAAGATTACTTTgccaaaaaaaatgaagaaagaaagcagaataaaataGAAGCTAAATTACGAGCTAAACA AgagcaagaagaaaaacaaaagttagcAGAAAATGCTGAAATG aaatctCTAGAAGAAAAGATTGGCTGCTTGCTGAAATTCTCGGGGGACTTAGATGATCAGACATGTAGAGAAGATTTGCATATCCTTTTCTCAAATCATGGTGAAATAAAATGGATAGACTTTGTCAGAGGAGCCAAAGAG GGAATAattctgtttaaagaaaaagcTAAGGAAGCACTGGATAAAGCAAAAGACGCAAATAATGGTAACCTACAATTAAGGAACAAAGAGGTCACCTGGGAAGTACTAGAAGGAGATGTGGAAAAAGaagcattgaaaaaaataatagaagatcAACAAGAATCCCTAaacaaatggaagtcaaaag GTCGCAgatttaaaggaaaaggaaagggaaataaagCTGCCCAGATTGGGTCTGCTAAAGGAAAAGTACAGTTTCAGGGCAAGAAAACTAAATTTGATAGTGATGATGAACATGATGAAAATGGTGCATCTA GACCAGTaaaaagagcaagagaagaaacagACGAAGAACCTGcatcaaaacaacagaaaacagaaaatggtgCTGGAGACCAGtaa
- the METTL5 gene encoding rRNA N6-adenosine-methyltransferase METTL5 isoform X2, translating into MKKVRLKELESRLQQVDGFEKPKLLLEQYPTRPHIAACMLYTIHNTYDDIENKVVADLGCGCGVLSIGTAMLGAGLCVGFDIDEDALEIFNRNVEEFELTNVDMVQCDVCSLSNRMSKSFDTVIMNPPFGTKNNKGTDMDFLKTALEMARTAVYSLHKSSTREHIQKKAAEWKIKIDIIAELRYDLPASYKFHKRKSVDIEVDLIRFSF; encoded by the exons atgaagaaaGTAAGGCTTAAGGAACTGGAGAGTCGCCTGCAACAAGTGGATGGATTCGAAAAGCCCAAGCTCCTTCTAGAACAGTATCCAACCAGGCCGCACATTGCAG CATGTATGCTCTATACAATTCATAACACATATGATGACATTGAAAATAAAGTGGTTGCAGATCTAGGATGTGGCTGTGGAGTGCTTAGCATCGGAACTGCAATGCTGGGAGCAGG gtTGTGTGTTGGATTTGACATAGATGAAGATGCATTGGAAATATTTAATAGGAATGTAGAAGAGTTTGAGTTAACAAATGTTGACATGGTTCAATGTGATGTGTGCTCATTATCTAACAGAATGTCCAAGTCATTTGATACAGTAATTATGAATCCTCCCTTTGGgaccaaaaataataaag GGACAGATATGGACTTTCTAAAGACTGCTTTGGAAATGGCAAGAACAGCAGTATATTCTTTACACAAATCCTCAACTAGAGAA CatattcaaaagaaagctgcagaatGGAAAATCAAGATAGATATTATTGCAG AGCTACGATATGACCTGCCGGCATCATACAAGtttcataaaagaaaatca GTGGACATTGAAGTGGACCTAATtcggttttctttttaa
- the METTL5 gene encoding rRNA N6-adenosine-methyltransferase METTL5 isoform X4 translates to MLYTIHNTYDDIENKVVADLGCGCGVLSIGTAMLGAGLCVGFDIDEDALEIFNRNVEEFELTNVDMVQCDVCSLSNRMSKSFDTVIMNPPFGTKNNKGTDMDFLKTALEMARTAVYSLHKSSTREHIQKKAAEWKIKIDIIAELRYDLPASYKFHKRKSVDIEVDLIRFSF, encoded by the exons ATGCTCTATACAATTCATAACACATATGATGACATTGAAAATAAAGTGGTTGCAGATCTAGGATGTGGCTGTGGAGTGCTTAGCATCGGAACTGCAATGCTGGGAGCAGG gtTGTGTGTTGGATTTGACATAGATGAAGATGCATTGGAAATATTTAATAGGAATGTAGAAGAGTTTGAGTTAACAAATGTTGACATGGTTCAATGTGATGTGTGCTCATTATCTAACAGAATGTCCAAGTCATTTGATACAGTAATTATGAATCCTCCCTTTGGgaccaaaaataataaag GGACAGATATGGACTTTCTAAAGACTGCTTTGGAAATGGCAAGAACAGCAGTATATTCTTTACACAAATCCTCAACTAGAGAA CatattcaaaagaaagctgcagaatGGAAAATCAAGATAGATATTATTGCAG AGCTACGATATGACCTGCCGGCATCATACAAGtttcataaaagaaaatca GTGGACATTGAAGTGGACCTAATtcggttttctttttaa
- the METTL5 gene encoding rRNA N6-adenosine-methyltransferase METTL5 isoform X1, translated as MKKVRLKELESRLQQVDGFEKPKLLLEQYPTRPHIAACMLYTIHNTYDDIENKVVADLGCGCGVLSIGTAMLGAGLCVGFDIDEDALEIFNRNVEEFELTNVDMVQCDVCSLSNRMSKSFDTVIMNPPFGTKNNKGTDMDFLKTALEMARTAVYSLHKSSTREHIQKKAAEWKIKIDIIAELRYDLPASYKFHKRKSVSLLILVYLHSVLKNFTVSNYF; from the exons atgaagaaaGTAAGGCTTAAGGAACTGGAGAGTCGCCTGCAACAAGTGGATGGATTCGAAAAGCCCAAGCTCCTTCTAGAACAGTATCCAACCAGGCCGCACATTGCAG CATGTATGCTCTATACAATTCATAACACATATGATGACATTGAAAATAAAGTGGTTGCAGATCTAGGATGTGGCTGTGGAGTGCTTAGCATCGGAACTGCAATGCTGGGAGCAGG gtTGTGTGTTGGATTTGACATAGATGAAGATGCATTGGAAATATTTAATAGGAATGTAGAAGAGTTTGAGTTAACAAATGTTGACATGGTTCAATGTGATGTGTGCTCATTATCTAACAGAATGTCCAAGTCATTTGATACAGTAATTATGAATCCTCCCTTTGGgaccaaaaataataaag GGACAGATATGGACTTTCTAAAGACTGCTTTGGAAATGGCAAGAACAGCAGTATATTCTTTACACAAATCCTCAACTAGAGAA CatattcaaaagaaagctgcagaatGGAAAATCAAGATAGATATTATTGCAG AGCTACGATATGACCTGCCGGCATCATACAAGtttcataaaagaaaatcagtaagtcTCTTGATTCTGGTTTATCTACATTCAGTACTGAAAAACTTCACAGTAAGTAATTATTTCTAA
- the METTL5 gene encoding rRNA N6-adenosine-methyltransferase METTL5 isoform X3: protein MLYTIHNTYDDIENKVVADLGCGCGVLSIGTAMLGAGLCVGFDIDEDALEIFNRNVEEFELTNVDMVQCDVCSLSNRMSKSFDTVIMNPPFGTKNNKGTDMDFLKTALEMARTAVYSLHKSSTREHIQKKAAEWKIKIDIIAELRYDLPASYKFHKRKSVSLLILVYLHSVLKNFTVSNYF, encoded by the exons ATGCTCTATACAATTCATAACACATATGATGACATTGAAAATAAAGTGGTTGCAGATCTAGGATGTGGCTGTGGAGTGCTTAGCATCGGAACTGCAATGCTGGGAGCAGG gtTGTGTGTTGGATTTGACATAGATGAAGATGCATTGGAAATATTTAATAGGAATGTAGAAGAGTTTGAGTTAACAAATGTTGACATGGTTCAATGTGATGTGTGCTCATTATCTAACAGAATGTCCAAGTCATTTGATACAGTAATTATGAATCCTCCCTTTGGgaccaaaaataataaag GGACAGATATGGACTTTCTAAAGACTGCTTTGGAAATGGCAAGAACAGCAGTATATTCTTTACACAAATCCTCAACTAGAGAA CatattcaaaagaaagctgcagaatGGAAAATCAAGATAGATATTATTGCAG AGCTACGATATGACCTGCCGGCATCATACAAGtttcataaaagaaaatcagtaagtcTCTTGATTCTGGTTTATCTACATTCAGTACTGAAAAACTTCACAGTAAGTAATTATTTCTAA